Proteins from a genomic interval of Helicobacter pylori Shi112:
- a CDS encoding MBL fold metallo-hydrolase: protein MEILRRECGAVEENAYIVKLSSGIDFIIDPGFSSSEWVLENAKNPKAILITHGHYDHVWDSAQLSKLLKNTPIYAPKDDVFMLENDIFHLGMPVFSPNFSVPCNKGCTTLEIENTTIKYWHFPGHTPGCSIIEIEGVIFSGDFIFYRSIGRYDFPYSNEKDMKESLLRFQNLDFPKDIEIYPGHGDKTSFFAEREHSKIWVSRMA, encoded by the coding sequence TTGGAAATTTTAAGGCGAGAATGTGGGGCGGTGGAAGAAAACGCTTATATTGTGAAGCTTTCTAGTGGGATAGATTTTATTATTGATCCCGGATTTTCTAGTAGCGAATGGGTGTTAGAAAACGCTAAAAACCCTAAGGCGATTTTAATCACGCATGGGCATTATGATCATGTATGGGATAGCGCTCAATTGTCAAAACTCCTTAAAAACACCCCCATTTACGCCCCCAAAGACGATGTGTTCATGCTAGAAAATGATATTTTCCATTTGGGCATGCCGGTTTTTAGCCCCAATTTCAGCGTGCCTTGCAATAAGGGTTGCACCACTTTAGAGATAGAAAACACCACCATTAAATATTGGCATTTTCCCGGACACACGCCCGGCTGCTCTATCATAGAAATAGAAGGGGTGATTTTTAGCGGGGATTTTATTTTTTATCGCAGCATTGGCCGTTATGATTTCCCTTATTCTAATGAAAAAGACATGAAAGAGTCCCTGTTAAGGTTTCAAAATTTAGATTTCCCTAAAGACATAGAGATTTATCCAGGGCATGGGGATAAGACAAGTTTTTTTGCTGAAAGAGAGCATTCTAAAATTTGGGTTTCAAGGATGGCTTAA
- a CDS encoding class I SAM-dependent methyltransferase, whose translation MHSFGNYMQEWLYGEKGYYKKALIGQKGDFYTSVSLSKFFGGAVAFYIVKLLEEEKLFLPLKIVEIGAHHGHFLSDIANFLNALSVGVMEKCEFVSCEPLKELQKLQRTIFKQATQLDLSSCSLEELDFKEKSAFVVSNELFDAFACEIIKDNKMLFIAHDHKGVWGTIDEPTKELLKNLDLKQGCAPLFLEAFIKDLLEKLDEASSWVFLSFDYGDEIERKDMHLRAFKNHQALDFKDILNNLASLYQKSDLTYDVNFSLVRFLFEKHHAQFSFFKSQANALLDMGLMELLETFSKSASYERYLKEAAKIKPLISPGGLGERFKALEFVKKNKM comes from the coding sequence ATGCATTCGTTTGGGAATTACATGCAAGAGTGGCTTTATGGAGAAAAGGGGTATTACAAAAAAGCACTAATCGGTCAAAAAGGGGATTTTTACACTTCGGTGTCTTTGAGTAAGTTTTTTGGGGGCGCTGTTGCGTTTTATATCGTCAAGCTTTTAGAAGAAGAAAAATTATTTTTGCCTTTAAAAATTGTAGAAATTGGCGCTCATCATGGGCATTTTTTGAGCGATATAGCGAATTTTTTAAACGCTTTGAGCGTGGGCGTAATGGAAAAATGCGAGTTTGTCAGCTGCGAGCCTTTAAAGGAATTGCAAAAACTCCAACGAACCATTTTTAAACAAGCCACGCAATTGGATTTGAGTAGTTGCAGTTTAGAAGAGCTTGATTTTAAAGAAAAAAGCGCGTTTGTTGTCTCTAATGAATTGTTTGACGCATTCGCTTGCGAGATCATTAAAGATAACAAAATGCTTTTTATTGCCCATGATCATAAGGGCGTTTGGGGCACTATTGATGAACCCACTAAAGAACTTCTTAAAAATTTGGATTTAAAACAAGGGTGCGCGCCGTTATTTTTAGAGGCTTTCATTAAGGATTTGTTAGAAAAATTGGATGAGGCTTCTTCTTGGGTGTTTTTGAGCTTTGATTATGGCGATGAAATAGAGAGGAAAGACATGCATTTAAGGGCTTTTAAAAACCACCAAGCGCTGGATTTTAAGGATATTTTAAACAATCTAGCTTCTTTGTATCAAAAGAGCGATTTGACCTATGATGTCAATTTTTCTCTGGTGCGCTTTTTGTTTGAAAAACACCATGCGCAATTTTCATTCTTCAAATCGCAGGCTAACGCTTTATTGGATATGGGACTTATGGAGTTATTAGAAACATTTTCAAAGAGTGCGAGTTATGAAAGGTATTTGAAAGAAGCGGCTAAAATCAAGCCCCTAATTAGCCCTGGGGGCTTGGGGGAGCGTTTTAAAGCGTTAGAGTTTGTGAAAAAAAATAAAATGTAA
- the rsmD gene encoding 16S rRNA (guanine(966)-N(2))-methyltransferase RsmD: MPNHQPVKKFKIIGGACKGLGLNLPKISSTRPTKAIVRESFFNTLQAEIRGAHFIEVFSGSASMGLEALSRGAKSAVFFEQNKSAYATLLENISLFKNRLKKEIEIQTFLDDAFKLLPTLCLKNGVLNILYFDPPFETSGFLGIYEKCFQALEMLLKRFNPKNLLAVFEHESVHEMPKSLVTLAIIKQKKFGKTTLTYFQ; the protein is encoded by the coding sequence ATGCCAAATCATCAGCCAGTAAAAAAATTTAAGATTATTGGGGGGGCTTGTAAGGGATTGGGCTTGAATTTGCCCAAAATTTCTAGCACGCGCCCCACGAAAGCGATCGTAAGAGAGTCGTTTTTTAACACCTTGCAAGCAGAAATTAGGGGAGCGCATTTTATAGAAGTGTTTTCAGGCAGCGCTTCTATGGGTTTAGAGGCTTTGAGTAGGGGGGCTAAAAGCGCGGTGTTTTTTGAGCAAAACAAAAGCGCTTATGCCACGCTTTTAGAAAATATTTCCCTCTTTAAAAACCGCCTGAAAAAGGAAATTGAAATTCAAACCTTTTTAGACGACGCTTTCAAGCTTTTGCCCACGCTGTGTTTAAAAAATGGCGTTTTGAATATCCTTTATTTTGATCCTCCTTTTGAAACAAGCGGGTTTTTAGGGATTTATGAAAAGTGTTTTCAAGCTTTAGAAATGTTATTGAAACGCTTTAATCCAAAAAATCTTTTAGCGGTTTTTGAGCATGAAAGCGTGCATGAAATGCCTAAAAGTCTTGTAACTTTAGCTATAATCAAACAGAAAAAATTTGGAAAAACCACTTTAACTTATTTTCAATAG
- the fliL gene encoding flagellar basal body-associated protein FliL, whose product MAEEQENTAQQPPKKSKALLFVIIGSVLVMLLLVGVIIMLLMGNKEESKENASKNTQEVQANPMANKNQEAKEGSNIQQYLVLGPLYAIDAPFAVNLVSQNGRRYLKASISLELSNEKLLNEVKVKDTAIKDTIIEILSSKSVEEVVTNKGKNKLKDEIKSHLNSFLIDGFIKNVFFTDFIIQ is encoded by the coding sequence ATGGCAGAAGAACAAGAAAATACCGCGCAACAACCTCCCAAAAAAAGCAAAGCCCTTTTATTTGTCATTATTGGAAGCGTGTTAGTGATGCTTTTATTGGTAGGGGTGATTATCATGTTGCTTATGGGGAATAAGGAAGAATCTAAAGAAAACGCTTCTAAAAACACCCAAGAAGTTCAAGCTAATCCTATGGCGAACAAAAATCAAGAGGCCAAAGAAGGCTCTAATATCCAGCAATATTTGGTGCTTGGGCCTTTGTATGCGATTGATGCGCCTTTTGCGGTGAATTTGGTTTCTCAAAATGGCAGACGCTACCTTAAGGCTTCTATCTCGTTAGAATTGAGTAATGAAAAGCTTTTAAATGAAGTCAAGGTTAAGGACACAGCGATCAAAGACACGATTATAGAAATTCTGTCGTCTAAAAGCGTGGAAGAAGTGGTTACTAACAAAGGCAAAAACAAGCTTAAAGATGAAATTAAGAGCCATTTGAATTCGTTTTTGATTGATGGCTTTATTAAAAATGTCTTTTTCACTGATTTTATCATCCAATAA
- the acpS gene encoding holo-ACP synthase gives MIGIDIVSIARIEKCVKRFKMKFLERFLSPSEINLCKDKSSSIAGFFALKEACSKALQVGIGKELSFLDIKISKSPKNAPLITLSKEKMDYFNIQSLSASISHDAGFAIAVVMVSSSS, from the coding sequence ATGATTGGCATAGATATTGTTTCTATTGCTAGGATAGAAAAGTGCGTAAAACGCTTTAAAATGAAGTTTTTAGAGCGTTTCTTATCGCCAAGTGAGATTAATTTATGCAAGGATAAATCTAGCAGTATCGCCGGGTTTTTCGCGCTTAAAGAGGCTTGCTCTAAAGCCCTTCAAGTAGGCATTGGTAAGGAATTGAGCTTTTTGGATATAAAAATCTCTAAAAGCCCTAAAAACGCCCCCTTAATCACTCTTTCTAAAGAAAAAATGGATTATTTCAATATCCAAAGCTTGAGCGCAAGCATCAGCCATGACGCTGGTTTTGCGATAGCGGTTGTAATGGTTTCTTCATCAAGTTGA
- a CDS encoding M48 family metallopeptidase yields the protein MLDDIPITIQKSKKIKTLSLNITPSLEVILKMPDSCPQNRAHAFLKEQKAWLQKTLSAMQEKYSLLHSRLETYQNKILVFDEVKNANDYTLTELKKILKTYLEQKLPLSAQKMQTSYTHFSVRNNAKVLGSCSYHNRLSFALLLVCAKKEAIDYVIIHELAHTIHKNHSKNFWRCVEIFCPNYRALREHLKQRVVFYTQLLKPLQP from the coding sequence ATGTTAGATGATATTCCTATTACCATCCAAAAAAGTAAAAAAATCAAAACCCTAAGCTTGAACATCACGCCCTCTTTAGAAGTGATTCTAAAAATGCCTGATTCTTGCCCTCAAAATAGAGCGCATGCTTTTTTAAAAGAACAGAAAGCTTGGCTACAAAAAACCCTTTCAGCCATGCAAGAAAAATACTCCCTTTTACACTCGCGCTTAGAAACCTATCAAAACAAAATCCTTGTGTTTGATGAGGTGAAAAACGCTAACGATTACACCCTAACAGAGCTTAAAAAAATCTTAAAAACTTATTTGGAGCAGAAACTCCCTTTAAGCGCTCAAAAAATGCAAACTTCATACACCCATTTTAGCGTTAGAAACAACGCTAAAGTTTTGGGGAGTTGCTCTTATCATAACCGCTTGAGTTTTGCATTATTATTGGTTTGCGCCAAAAAAGAAGCGATTGATTATGTCATCATCCATGAGCTCGCCCACACGATCCACAAAAACCATTCTAAAAATTTCTGGCGTTGCGTGGAAATCTTTTGCCCTAATTACCGCGCTCTAAGAGAACATTTAAAACAAAGGGTTGTTTTTTATACCCAACTGCTTAAACCGCTACAGCCATAA
- a CDS encoding glycosyltransferase family 25 protein, protein MRVFIIHLSPKTCQNFSLKETHITPLLESLKLQGISYEIFDAIYSKISPTQLHSLILEHLHPSFMVEDLWAFCKNEKHPPCALKNFFYALKHCGKRMGFGELGCYASHYSLWQKCIELNEAICILEDDIIVKEYFKESLEFCYQHINELGYIRLMHLEENVAKQKTLIKGVSQILNFKDGIGTQGYVLAPKAAQKLLKYSTKEWVMPIDCVMDRHYWHGVKNYVLEEFAIACDGMNTQNSNTEKQRPKKLPLSIRIGRSLHKSALKQWNVLRSFFPHQ, encoded by the coding sequence ATGCGTGTTTTTATTATTCATTTAAGCCCAAAAACCTGTCAAAATTTTTCTTTAAAAGAAACTCATATAACCCCCCTTTTAGAGAGCCTTAAACTTCAAGGGATCTCTTATGAAATTTTTGATGCGATCTATTCTAAAATCTCTCCCACTCAATTACACTCCTTGATTTTAGAGCATTTGCACCCTTCTTTTATGGTTGAAGATTTATGGGCTTTTTGCAAGAATGAAAAACACCCCCCTTGCGCGTTAAAAAATTTCTTTTACGCGCTCAAGCATTGCGGGAAGAGGATGGGGTTTGGGGAGCTTGGGTGCTATGCGAGCCATTATTCATTGTGGCAAAAATGCATAGAACTCAACGAAGCGATCTGTATTTTAGAAGATGATATTATTGTGAAAGAGTATTTTAAAGAGAGCCTGGAGTTTTGTTACCAACACATCAACGAGTTAGGCTATATCCGTTTGATGCATTTAGAAGAAAATGTGGCCAAACAAAAAACTCTTATTAAAGGGGTTTCTCAAATCTTAAATTTTAAAGATGGCATTGGCACTCAAGGGTATGTTTTAGCCCCAAAAGCCGCGCAAAAATTGTTGAAATACAGCACGAAAGAATGGGTGATGCCTATAGATTGCGTGATGGATAGGCATTATTGGCATGGGGTCAAAAACTATGTGTTAGAAGAATTTGCGATTGCTTGCGATGGAATGAACACTCAAAACTCCAACACAGAAAAACAAAGGCCTAAAAAATTACCTTTAAGCATTAGGATTGGCCGTTCTTTACATAAAAGCGCGCTTAAACAATGGAATGTTTTGAGATCATTTTTTCCCCATCAATGA
- a CDS encoding bifunctional 3,4-dihydroxy-2-butanone 4-phosphate synthase/GTP cyclohydrolase II, which translates to MILKRVTEALEAYKNGEMLIVMDDEDRENEGDLVLAGIFSTPEKINFMATHARGLICVSLTKDLANKFELPPMVSVNDSNHETAFTVSIDAKEAKTGISAFERHLTIELLCKDTTKPSDFVRPGHIFPLIAKDGGVLARTGHTEASVDLCKLAGLKPVSVICEIMKEDGSMARRGDKFLSDFALKHNLKTLYVSDLISYRLENESLLKMFCQEEREFLKHQTQCYTFLDHQQKNHYAFKFKGAKTNDLAPLVRFHPIKEDFDFLTTGAFEVFFKALEYLKREGGYLIFMNTHSKENNIVKDFGIGALVLKNLGIKDFRLLSSSEDRQYKALSGFGLKLVETISL; encoded by the coding sequence ATGATCTTAAAACGAGTTACTGAAGCTTTAGAAGCGTATAAAAATGGCGAAATGCTTATTGTTATGGATGATGAAGACAGAGAAAATGAGGGGGATTTGGTTTTAGCTGGGATTTTTTCCACCCCTGAGAAAATCAATTTCATGGCCACGCATGCTAGGGGGTTGATTTGCGTGTCTTTGACCAAAGATTTAGCGAATAAATTTGAATTACCCCCTATGGTTAGCGTGAATGATTCTAACCATGAGACCGCTTTCACGGTTTCCATTGACGCTAAAGAAGCCAAAACCGGGATTTCTGCTTTTGAAAGGCATTTAACGATTGAATTATTGTGTAAAGACACCACCAAGCCTAGCGATTTTGTGCGCCCGGGGCATATTTTCCCTTTAATCGCCAAAGATGGAGGCGTGTTAGCGCGCACGGGCCATACTGAAGCGAGCGTGGATTTATGCAAATTGGCTGGATTAAAGCCTGTGAGCGTGATTTGTGAAATCATGAAAGAAGACGGCTCTATGGCGAGAAGGGGGGATAAATTTTTGAGCGATTTTGCCCTAAAGCACAATCTCAAAACTCTCTATGTTTCTGATTTGATTAGCTATCGTTTAGAAAATGAAAGTTTGCTGAAAATGTTTTGCCAAGAAGAAAGGGAATTTTTAAAACACCAAACGCAATGCTACACTTTTTTAGACCACCAGCAAAAAAACCATTACGCTTTTAAGTTTAAGGGCGCAAAAACCAATGATTTAGCCCCTTTAGTGCGTTTCCACCCTATCAAAGAGGATTTTGATTTTTTAACGACTGGCGCGTTTGAAGTGTTTTTTAAGGCTTTAGAATATTTAAAGCGCGAAGGGGGTTATTTGATCTTTATGAACACGCATTCTAAAGAAAACAATATCGTTAAAGATTTTGGGATTGGGGCGTTAGTGTTAAAGAATTTGGGGATAAAGGATTTCAGGCTTTTAAGCTCTTCTGAAGATAGGCAGTATAAGGCTTTGAGCGGGTTTGGGCTTAAGCTTGTAGAAACGATTAGCCTTTGA
- a CDS encoding DUF3943 domain-containing protein, translating into MVLVIIWGLGCSFLNANSVQLEETLRRNPKNFIWQHFKKRFKKSNTIPYAPNSRWKYLGTSVGILGVSLVIGIVGLYLMPESVTNWDREKFGIKSWFENVRMGPKLDNDSFIFNEILHPYFGAMYYMQPRMAGFGWMASAFFSFITSTLFWEYGLEAFVEVPSWQDLVITPLLGSILGEGFYQLTRYIQRNEGKLFGSLFLGRLVIALMDPIGFVIRDLGLGEALGIHNKHEIHSSLSPNGLNLTYKF; encoded by the coding sequence ATGGTTTTGGTTATTATTTGGGGGTTAGGCTGTAGTTTTTTAAACGCTAACAGCGTTCAATTAGAAGAAACGCTCAGACGAAATCCTAAAAATTTTATTTGGCAACACTTTAAAAAGAGGTTTAAAAAGAGCAACACGATCCCTTATGCCCCAAATAGCCGTTGGAAATATTTAGGCACGAGTGTTGGGATTTTAGGCGTGTCTTTGGTGATAGGGATTGTGGGGTTGTATCTCATGCCAGAGAGCGTAACGAATTGGGATAGAGAAAAATTTGGGATCAAGAGTTGGTTTGAAAATGTCCGCATGGGGCCAAAACTGGACAATGATAGTTTTATTTTCAATGAAATTTTGCACCCTTATTTTGGGGCTATGTATTATATGCAACCGCGCATGGCTGGGTTTGGTTGGATGGCATCAGCGTTTTTTTCTTTTATCACTTCTACGCTTTTTTGGGAATATGGCTTGGAAGCGTTTGTGGAAGTGCCTAGCTGGCAGGATCTAGTGATCACGCCCTTATTAGGCTCCATTTTAGGGGAAGGGTTTTATCAGCTCACGCGCTATATCCAACGCAACGAAGGCAAGCTTTTTGGCTCTTTATTTTTAGGGCGTTTGGTTATCGCTCTTATGGATCCTATCGGTTTTGTGATTAGGGATTTAGGGCTTGGGGAAGCTTTAGGGATTCATAATAAACATGAAATCCATTCTAGCTTAAGCCCCAATGGTTTGAATTTGACTTACAAATTTTAA
- the ribA gene encoding GTP cyclohydrolase II — MKRLEVSNQAKLPTQFGEFCIQCFREKGSNGSKDHLVVFTPNFSQNPLVRLHSECLTGDALGSQKCDCGGALQMALERISKEGGLVIYLRQEGRGIGLFNKVNAYALQDKGYDTIQANEMIGFKDDERDYSIAGEILEYYGIKKMRLLTNNPKKIAALEKYAEVTRESLIVCANEHNQGYLEVKKLKMGHLL; from the coding sequence TTGAAACGATTAGAAGTTTCTAACCAAGCCAAATTACCCACTCAATTTGGGGAGTTTTGTATCCAGTGTTTTAGAGAAAAGGGTTCTAATGGCTCTAAAGATCATTTAGTGGTTTTCACCCCTAATTTTTCTCAAAACCCCTTAGTGCGTTTGCATTCAGAATGCTTGACCGGCGACGCTCTAGGCTCTCAAAAATGCGATTGCGGGGGGGCGTTGCAAATGGCGTTAGAAAGGATTTCTAAAGAAGGGGGGCTAGTGATTTATTTGCGCCAAGAAGGGCGTGGGATAGGGCTATTTAATAAAGTCAATGCCTACGCTTTGCAAGATAAGGGCTATGATACCATTCAAGCCAATGAAATGATAGGGTTTAAAGACGATGAAAGGGATTATAGTATTGCGGGTGAAATTTTAGAATATTACGGCATTAAAAAAATGCGCTTACTCACAAACAACCCTAAAAAAATCGCCGCTTTAGAAAAATACGCTGAGGTAACAAGAGAGAGCTTGATCGTGTGCGCTAATGAGCACAATCAAGGGTATTTGGAAGTCAAAAAGCTCAAAATGGGGCATTTATTGTGA
- a CDS encoding MoaD/ThiS family protein: MVEVRFFGPIKEESFFTKASDLKELRAILQEKEGLKEWLGVCAIALNDRLIDNLNTPLKEGDVVSLLPPVCGG; the protein is encoded by the coding sequence ATGGTAGAAGTGCGATTTTTTGGACCCATAAAAGAAGAAAGTTTTTTCACCAAAGCGAGTGATTTAAAGGAATTAAGAGCGATTTTACAAGAAAAAGAGGGCTTAAAAGAGTGGTTGGGCGTTTGCGCGATAGCCCTTAATGATCGTTTAATAGACAATTTAAACACGCCTTTAAAAGAGGGCGATGTGGTAAGTTTGTTGCCACCGGTTTGTGGGGGCTAG
- a CDS encoding molybdopterin synthase catalytic subunit — MLKIIQGALDTDKLLKAYQEEACAKNFGAFCVFVGIVRGEDNIQGLSFDIYEALLKTWFEKWHHKAKDLGVVLKMAHSLGDVLIGQSSFLCVLMGKNRKNALELYQDFIEDFKHNAPIWKYDLIHNKRIYAKERSHLLKGSGLLA; from the coding sequence GTGTTAAAAATCATTCAAGGGGCATTAGATACTGACAAGCTTTTAAAAGCCTACCAAGAGGAAGCTTGCGCGAAAAACTTTGGAGCGTTTTGCGTGTTTGTTGGGATTGTGAGAGGAGAGGATAATATTCAAGGCTTGAGTTTTGATATTTATGAAGCGCTATTAAAGACTTGGTTTGAAAAATGGCACCATAAAGCCAAAGATTTGGGCGTGGTGTTAAAAATGGCGCATAGCTTGGGCGATGTTTTGATAGGACAAAGCTCATTTTTATGCGTTTTAATGGGAAAGAATAGAAAAAATGCCTTAGAACTATACCAAGATTTTATTGAAGATTTTAAGCATAACGCCCCTATTTGGAAATACGATTTAATCCACAATAAACGCATCTACGCTAAAGAAAGAAGCCACCTTTTAAAAGGGAGTGGGCTTTTAGCTTAA
- the mog gene encoding molybdopterin adenylyltransferase — translation MQTIHIGVLSASDRASKGIYEDLSGKAIQEVLSEYLLNPLEFHYEIVADERDLIEKSLIKMCDEYQCDLVVTTGGTGPALRDITPEATEKVCQKMLPGFGELMRMTSLKYVPTAILSRQSAGVRNKSLIVNLPGKPKSIRECLEAVFPAIPYCVDLILGNYMQVNEKNIQAFRPKQ, via the coding sequence ATGCAAACGATTCATATAGGCGTTTTGAGCGCAAGCGATAGAGCGTCAAAAGGGATTTATGAAGATTTAAGCGGTAAGGCGATACAAGAAGTGTTGAGCGAATATCTGCTCAATCCTTTAGAATTTCATTACGAAATTGTCGCTGATGAAAGGGATTTAATTGAAAAATCGCTGATTAAAATGTGCGATGAATACCAATGCGATCTAGTCGTTACTACAGGAGGCACAGGCCCTGCTTTAAGAGATATAACCCCAGAAGCCACAGAAAAAGTGTGCCAAAAAATGCTTCCTGGTTTTGGAGAGCTTATGCGAATGACTAGTTTAAAATATGTGCCTACAGCGATTCTATCGCGCCAGAGCGCTGGTGTTAGGAATAAGAGTTTGATTGTCAATCTCCCTGGTAAGCCAAAAAGTATTAGAGAATGCTTAGAAGCGGTTTTTCCAGCGATTCCTTATTGCGTGGATTTGATTTTAGGAAATTATATGCAAGTGAATGAAAAAAACATTCAAGCGTTTCGCCCCAAACAATAA
- the moaC gene encoding cyclic pyranopterin monophosphate synthase MoaC, with translation MPLTHLNEENQPKMVDIGDKETTERIALASGRISMNKEAYDAIVNHCVKKGPVLQTAIIAGIMGAKKTSELIPMCHSIMLNGVDIDILEEKETHSFKLYARVKTQAKTGVEMEALMSVSIGLLTIYDMVKAIDKSMTISGVMLEHKSGGKSGDYNAKK, from the coding sequence ATGCCGCTCACTCATTTGAATGAAGAAAATCAGCCTAAAATGGTGGATATAGGGGATAAAGAAACCACTGAAAGAATCGCTTTAGCAAGCGGCCGCATCAGCATGAATAAAGAGGCTTATGACGCTATTGTTAATCATTGCGTCAAAAAGGGTCCGGTGTTACAGACTGCTATTATTGCTGGGATTATGGGGGCTAAAAAGACAAGCGAGCTCATTCCCATGTGCCATTCAATCATGCTCAATGGGGTGGATATTGATATTTTAGAAGAAAAAGAAACTCATAGTTTTAAACTCTATGCGAGAGTCAAAACTCAAGCTAAAACGGGCGTAGAAATGGAAGCGCTAATGAGTGTGAGTATAGGGCTCTTAACCATTTATGACATGGTGAAAGCCATTGATAAGAGCATGACAATTAGCGGTGTGATGTTGGAGCATAAAAGTGGAGGCAAAAGTGGGGATTATAACGCTAAAAAATAG
- the hpaA gene encoding flagellar sheath lipoprotein HpaA — protein MKANNHFKDFAWKKCLLGASVVALLVGCSPHIIETNEVTLKLNYHPASEKVQALDEKILLLRPAFQYSDNIAKEYENKFKNQTAIKVEQILQNQGYKVINVDSSDKDDFSFAQKKEGYLAVAMNGEIVLRPDPKRTIQKKSEPGLLFSTGLDKMEGVLISAGFIKVTILEPMSGESLDSFTMDLSELDIQEKFLKTTHSSHSGGLVSTMVKGTDNSNDAIKSALNKIFANIMQEIDKKLTQKNLESYQKDAKELKTKRNR, from the coding sequence ATGAAAGCAAACAATCATTTTAAAGATTTTGCATGGAAAAAATGCCTTTTAGGCGCGAGCGTGGTGGCTTTATTAGTGGGATGCAGCCCGCATATTATTGAAACCAATGAAGTCACTTTGAAATTGAATTACCATCCAGCTAGCGAGAAAGTTCAAGCGTTAGACGAGAAGATTCTACTTTTAAGGCCAGCTTTTCAATACAGCGATAATATTGCTAAAGAGTATGAAAACAAATTCAAGAATCAAACCGCAATCAAGGTTGAACAGATTTTGCAAAATCAAGGCTATAAGGTTATTAATGTGGATAGCAGCGATAAAGACGATTTTTCTTTTGCACAAAAAAAAGAAGGGTATTTGGCCGTCGCTATGAATGGCGAAATTGTTTTACGCCCCGATCCTAAAAGAACCATACAGAAAAAATCAGAACCCGGGTTATTATTCTCCACTGGTTTGGATAAAATGGAAGGGGTTTTAATCTCGGCTGGGTTTATCAAAGTTACCATACTAGAGCCTATGAGTGGGGAGTCTTTAGATTCTTTTACGATGGATTTGAGCGAGTTGGACATTCAAGAAAAATTCTTAAAAACCACTCATTCAAGCCATAGCGGGGGGTTAGTTAGCACTATGGTTAAGGGAACGGATAATTCTAATGATGCGATCAAGAGCGCTTTGAATAAGATTTTTGCAAATATCATGCAAGAAATAGACAAAAAACTCACTCAAAAGAATTTAGAATCTTATCAAAAAGACGCCAAGGAATTGAAAACCAAGAGAAACCGATAA